From a single Granulicella aggregans genomic region:
- a CDS encoding BMP family protein, producing the protein MTRYRSDYPPESDLEELARAGTPQPLQSLQRTPSYKRPPTLRISRRSFLNSTSTLALGGIMPRALALARPTKVVLLLTGVINDGGWGQLAYEGIERLRADPRFYATYAEDITLAQVQQVARGYSDDGFDLILGHGFEFSSALLDVAPDYPHLDYFVTSFIPNHPVPRNVMFVNMGYFDAAYGAGALAALISNKRQAVGFVGGADDPNQQRMKLAFIAGAQRTVPGIRGLGIITGDYDNAAKGREAASTLIGSGCDVIWHAADVTGLGVLQGVAQSAPSAHVKVMGCYSDQTSLAPNHIATSFEMNLAGMVTTTANAVASHTFTGGTEWRPSVDRMWLLRAGTHGEYNPSLVSAQAWSTFQQIWSGLAQGRIDVSAAVATL; encoded by the coding sequence GTGACAAGGTACCGCTCGGATTACCCGCCCGAGAGCGATTTAGAGGAGTTGGCTCGGGCCGGCACTCCGCAGCCGCTACAATCACTGCAACGCACCCCATCCTATAAGAGGCCTCCGACGTTGCGAATCTCGCGGCGCAGCTTTCTTAACTCGACGAGCACACTTGCACTCGGCGGCATCATGCCTCGCGCTCTGGCACTGGCTCGCCCCACAAAGGTCGTCCTCCTGCTCACTGGTGTGATCAACGATGGCGGCTGGGGACAGTTGGCCTATGAAGGCATCGAGCGGCTGCGCGCCGACCCGCGTTTTTATGCCACTTACGCTGAAGACATTACACTCGCGCAGGTCCAGCAGGTGGCGCGCGGCTACTCCGACGATGGCTTCGACCTCATTCTGGGCCATGGCTTTGAGTTCTCCAGCGCCCTGCTCGATGTCGCGCCCGACTATCCTCACCTCGATTACTTTGTTACGAGCTTCATCCCCAACCATCCGGTTCCACGCAATGTGATGTTCGTCAACATGGGCTACTTCGATGCGGCCTATGGCGCGGGAGCGTTGGCCGCGCTCATCTCCAACAAGCGGCAGGCCGTCGGCTTTGTCGGCGGTGCCGACGACCCCAACCAGCAACGCATGAAGCTTGCGTTCATCGCGGGCGCGCAACGTACCGTGCCCGGAATCCGCGGCCTGGGCATCATCACCGGCGATTACGACAACGCAGCGAAAGGCCGCGAAGCCGCAAGCACATTGATCGGCAGTGGCTGCGACGTCATCTGGCACGCCGCCGATGTCACCGGCCTCGGCGTCCTTCAAGGCGTCGCGCAGTCCGCCCCGTCGGCGCATGTGAAGGTCATGGGTTGCTACTCCGACCAGACCTCGCTTGCCCCCAACCACATCGCCACCAGCTTCGAGATGAACCTCGCCGGCATGGTCACCACCACCGCCAACGCAGTGGCGAGCCACACCTTCACGGGCGGCACAGAGTGGCGTCCGAGCGTCGACAGGATGTGGCTCCTTCGCGCCGGCACCCACGGCGAATACAACCCATCTCTCGTCTCCGCGCAGGCGTGGTCCACGTTTCAACAGATATGGTCGGGGCTTGCCCAGGGTAGGATCGACGTCTCAGCAGCAGTCGCAACGCTTTAA
- a CDS encoding class I SAM-dependent methyltransferase: MPALEWNHSYWGKDYGWSEGGDEWSVTWGGSEAQWFGSLYPRLHRMLPARRILEIAPGRGRWTQYLIPMSSAFIGVDLAESCVVECSKRFANVPHAGFIQNDGVSLAAVPDGSFEFIFSFDSLVHAELDVMQRYIPQIVAKLAPGGKAFLHHSNFAVCDDGGEQPPHGRAASVSGEIVADLVKQSGGRMLVSELINWGSIDTIDCLSTFARGDEPGPEHVRLTNPRYMEEATLIHDFQSPYSRLT; this comes from the coding sequence ATGCCAGCTTTGGAATGGAATCACTCGTACTGGGGTAAAGACTACGGTTGGAGCGAGGGTGGCGACGAGTGGAGCGTCACCTGGGGCGGCAGCGAAGCCCAGTGGTTTGGTTCGCTCTATCCACGTCTCCATCGAATGCTTCCGGCACGCCGCATCCTTGAGATCGCGCCGGGTCGGGGAAGATGGACGCAGTACCTCATCCCCATGTCTTCAGCCTTCATCGGCGTGGACCTCGCGGAATCCTGCGTGGTCGAGTGCAGCAAGCGATTCGCAAACGTCCCTCATGCGGGCTTCATTCAGAATGACGGCGTATCCCTCGCGGCAGTCCCCGATGGAAGCTTCGAGTTCATCTTTTCCTTCGACAGCCTGGTCCACGCTGAGTTGGATGTCATGCAGCGTTACATCCCGCAGATCGTCGCAAAGCTTGCGCCCGGCGGAAAGGCATTCCTGCATCACTCAAACTTCGCAGTATGCGACGATGGCGGAGAGCAGCCACCACACGGACGCGCCGCCTCGGTCTCAGGCGAGATCGTCGCGGACCTGGTCAAGCAGAGTGGCGGAAGGATGCTGGTAAGCGAGCTGATCAACTGGGGATCGATCGACACCATAGACTGCCTGAGCACGTTTGCGCGAGGCGACGAGCCGGGGCCGGAACATGTGCGCCTGACGAATCCGCGGTACATGGAAGAGGCTACGCTCATCCATGACTTTCAGAGTCCCTACTCCAGGCTCACTTAG
- a CDS encoding tetratricopeptide repeat protein codes for MIASLNQPVTDLVAKGIALHQRGDLGSAEQCYLQIMAREPRNSDALHLLGVLKGQQGDYSNGARLIDEAISLKPRMSAYHNNLGNLLAKSGDTAGAEKSYRRALRVDPQNGDAHLNLGKLQFQRGDREARRSLKTAQRLSARSVEAQMSVGRLEEREGNAQLALNCYLTASKLNPSFAPAFIATGNAQLLLDKTQEAEESYRTAIRLDPESPDAHFNLANVLRADGRVLEAIELYRIALDLSPKGASDIQNNLGLALSELGQHQAAKTALTKSIEISASSSDGWFNLAKQAVLLGDLAAGEGHLMKAISLDPRHVGAHLELGNLMRADGRLEEAAAMHRKVTELSPTDAAGWNNLGATLADLKLLDDAEAAFRKATSLDPKSDEAFFNLGKHLSLFGDESAAVELLQHALSLNPRNAASYTQLGFIAQNRGQLREAADFYRQSLTISRDSSIASHNLGLVQSSLGDPEGLDLLEATVREQPDSAEYHWNFGEKLLLHRRFHEGWKEYEWRKQVDKFVDQHRAFDQPQWDGSPLDGKTILLYAEQGQGDTLQFARYAELVAERGGRVVLEVQRSLQTLLQGLPGVAECIAQGDALPEFATYAPLMSLPYIFDTNAGTIPPPSSVLAERFSLPSESRPTLQVGIVWAGNKKDKRDRLRSTSLLQWAELEAIEGIEFTSLQTGEPSQQANEESSGFTFIADCDSVKDFADTAAIIAGLDLVITVDTAVAHLAGTMGKPVWILLYDPVDWRWGLEGEESPWYPTARLFRQFNQEGWTPVFARVASSLRALMDNSEQVNAQVESAN; via the coding sequence TTGATCGCATCTCTGAATCAGCCCGTCACGGACCTGGTGGCCAAAGGCATTGCATTGCACCAGCGCGGAGATCTCGGAAGCGCGGAGCAGTGCTATCTGCAGATTATGGCACGCGAGCCTCGGAACTCCGATGCGCTCCATCTGCTGGGAGTGCTGAAAGGCCAACAAGGGGACTACTCCAACGGCGCGCGATTGATCGATGAAGCGATCTCGCTGAAGCCGCGCATGTCGGCTTATCACAACAACCTTGGCAATCTTCTTGCAAAGAGTGGGGACACAGCTGGAGCTGAGAAGAGCTACAGGCGCGCGCTGCGTGTCGATCCGCAGAACGGCGATGCTCATTTGAATCTTGGCAAGCTGCAGTTCCAACGCGGGGACAGGGAGGCGCGGCGCTCCTTGAAGACCGCTCAGCGATTGTCTGCCCGCTCTGTTGAAGCGCAGATGTCCGTGGGCCGTCTTGAAGAGCGCGAAGGCAATGCGCAGCTTGCCCTGAACTGCTACCTCACGGCCTCTAAGCTGAATCCTTCATTCGCTCCTGCGTTCATCGCGACCGGAAACGCGCAACTGCTGCTCGACAAGACGCAGGAGGCCGAAGAGAGCTATCGCACAGCGATCCGGCTCGATCCGGAGAGCCCTGACGCTCACTTCAATCTCGCCAACGTCCTGCGCGCGGATGGCCGCGTTCTTGAAGCCATCGAGTTGTACCGGATCGCGCTGGATCTATCGCCGAAGGGCGCGTCAGATATTCAGAACAATCTCGGTCTGGCGTTGAGTGAGCTTGGTCAGCATCAGGCGGCCAAGACCGCGCTTACGAAGTCGATCGAGATCTCCGCCAGCTCCAGCGATGGATGGTTCAATCTGGCGAAACAGGCTGTGCTGCTTGGTGATCTGGCTGCGGGCGAAGGTCACTTGATGAAGGCGATTTCGCTCGATCCACGCCATGTCGGCGCCCATCTCGAACTTGGCAACCTGATGCGAGCCGATGGCAGGCTTGAAGAGGCTGCTGCGATGCATCGCAAGGTGACAGAGCTATCGCCGACCGATGCAGCAGGCTGGAACAACCTTGGTGCCACGCTCGCCGATCTTAAGTTGCTTGACGATGCTGAGGCAGCGTTCCGCAAAGCGACCTCTCTCGATCCGAAGTCTGATGAAGCCTTCTTCAATCTCGGAAAGCACCTCAGCCTCTTTGGCGATGAATCGGCCGCCGTTGAGCTCTTGCAGCACGCACTTTCGCTCAATCCGCGGAATGCCGCTTCGTACACGCAGCTTGGTTTCATTGCGCAGAATCGCGGCCAGTTGAGGGAAGCCGCGGACTTCTATCGCCAGTCCTTGACGATCTCCCGCGACTCGTCGATCGCAAGCCACAACCTGGGATTGGTGCAGTCATCGCTGGGCGATCCCGAAGGTCTCGATCTGCTGGAAGCGACAGTGCGCGAACAGCCGGATTCGGCGGAGTACCACTGGAACTTCGGCGAGAAGCTGCTGTTGCATCGACGGTTCCACGAAGGCTGGAAGGAGTACGAGTGGCGCAAGCAGGTGGACAAGTTTGTCGACCAGCACCGCGCCTTCGATCAGCCGCAGTGGGATGGTTCGCCTCTCGATGGTAAGACAATCCTCCTTTACGCAGAGCAGGGCCAGGGAGACACGCTGCAATTCGCTCGCTATGCGGAGTTAGTCGCCGAGCGGGGAGGCCGCGTTGTGTTGGAAGTGCAGCGTTCGCTGCAAACTCTGCTGCAAGGTCTGCCTGGGGTCGCGGAGTGCATCGCACAGGGGGACGCGTTGCCGGAGTTCGCTACGTACGCTCCGCTGATGAGCCTCCCGTACATCTTCGACACGAACGCCGGCACCATTCCGCCGCCTTCGAGCGTTCTTGCAGAACGCTTTTCGCTGCCGTCTGAATCGAGGCCAACGTTGCAAGTCGGTATCGTGTGGGCAGGCAACAAGAAGGACAAGCGCGATCGCCTTCGTTCCACATCTCTGTTGCAGTGGGCCGAGCTTGAGGCGATAGAAGGAATCGAGTTTACCTCGCTTCAGACCGGCGAGCCGTCCCAACAGGCGAACGAGGAAAGCAGCGGCTTCACCTTCATCGCAGACTGCGACAGCGTCAAGGACTTCGCCGACACAGCAGCGATCATCGCAGGTCTCGACCTCGTCATTACGGTCGATACAGCAGTCGCTCACCTTGCCGGCACAATGGGTAAGCCCGTCTGGATTCTGCTCTACGATCCGGTCGATTGGCGCTGGGGACTCGAAGGGGAAGAGTCGCCATGGTACCCAACCGCCAGGCTATTCCGCCAGTTCAACCAGGAAGGCTGGACACCGGTCTTCGCCCGCGTCGCATCGAGCTTGCGCGCTCTTATGGACAACAGTGAGCAAGTCAACGCGCAGGTTGAATCTGCTAACTAA
- a CDS encoding glycosyltransferase family 2 protein: MNNTGHENLPRVLGITMVKNERSIIEAFVRHNIRFLEKLVVLDNGSIDGTGEILAELAVEFPALMVVQDERFGYTQSDIMTAMLHQYQAAVRADFVIAIDADEFLDVADDASFSAALSQIPASGFGLVPWCTYVVTPDFDPASEPDPLKAMHWRRRQEAPQYFKVVIRLDGASATDLSLVQGNHMIQSRTAREIPGVVIRGLRMLHYPVRSREQIVAKTVVGWMAYLAVNPQAGESKLGDQWRTNFRRIVSGDRLDHQALCEMSLLYSQTPRKIDWTSDVIYEPSRLVYERRYSTGLMLDTVELLALSWEQSITNSRRLAPTAKIAALIGEEKPLAESAEAVASVLPAAEVVPSPIAAVEELLAEGKIDEALELLSQSLAKQETAELWNDWATIQCARGQHDLAEQGYRRALYLEASHRSSAVNLGIFLMSRGRVQEGSSFIQQFASTLTKDEQDTVAALSASFAGTEQAQQVAAPQIAFAPQKKRFLVVVRAGDNSLHPQWLQGSEARNWDMIVHSFGNECPWQNEEGVEIIRASGAEIQGPKLRAIHALYERKKDHFLSYEYVFFPDDDLAADIETFNRIFLLADHFGLHYAQPALTHDSFMGAWGITMENRSFLLRYTNFVEVMAPVFSRAYLQLCAPSFIENISGYGLDLLWSSWVPSPWKIGILDACPVKHTRPFRVGKLYETLKELGSNPDQELVDLIRKWKLVKEEEQIAGRVVIPTAKITGGILRNQTKVTVQDGQGMLLLQSLLNGFPEEITRDHEQAIGLLLPVIQGTMDCWSNYRLVQPTS, encoded by the coding sequence ATGAACAACACAGGTCATGAAAACCTTCCCAGGGTTCTCGGCATCACGATGGTCAAGAACGAGCGGAGCATCATCGAAGCGTTCGTTCGGCACAATATCCGCTTTCTCGAAAAACTGGTGGTGCTCGACAACGGCTCGATCGATGGAACGGGCGAGATTCTGGCTGAGCTGGCGGTGGAGTTCCCTGCCCTGATGGTCGTTCAGGATGAGCGCTTCGGGTACACCCAGTCCGACATCATGACCGCGATGTTGCATCAGTACCAGGCCGCGGTTCGCGCGGACTTCGTGATTGCAATCGATGCAGATGAGTTTCTGGATGTTGCGGATGACGCCTCCTTCTCTGCAGCGTTGAGTCAGATTCCCGCCAGCGGCTTCGGCCTCGTGCCCTGGTGTACGTATGTGGTCACGCCGGACTTCGACCCGGCATCCGAGCCTGACCCGTTGAAGGCCATGCACTGGCGGAGAAGGCAGGAGGCTCCGCAGTATTTCAAGGTAGTGATCCGGCTTGATGGTGCCTCTGCGACTGATCTCTCGCTGGTCCAAGGCAACCACATGATCCAGTCGCGGACTGCCAGGGAGATTCCCGGCGTCGTGATTCGGGGCTTGCGGATGCTTCACTATCCCGTGCGATCGAGAGAGCAGATCGTCGCCAAGACGGTCGTTGGCTGGATGGCGTACCTCGCCGTGAACCCGCAGGCGGGAGAGAGCAAGTTGGGCGATCAGTGGCGGACGAACTTCCGCCGCATCGTCTCCGGAGATCGCCTGGATCACCAGGCGCTGTGCGAGATGTCGCTGCTGTACTCGCAGACTCCACGAAAGATCGACTGGACCAGCGACGTCATTTACGAGCCATCGCGGCTTGTCTACGAGCGGCGATACTCTACGGGCCTCATGCTCGATACGGTTGAGCTACTTGCGCTCTCCTGGGAGCAATCGATCACCAACTCGCGACGCCTCGCGCCCACTGCAAAGATCGCCGCGCTGATCGGCGAAGAGAAGCCATTGGCCGAATCGGCCGAAGCCGTTGCTTCCGTCCTTCCTGCGGCTGAAGTTGTCCCTTCGCCCATTGCCGCGGTCGAGGAGTTGCTCGCCGAAGGCAAGATTGACGAAGCGCTGGAGCTGCTGAGCCAGTCCCTTGCGAAGCAGGAGACTGCGGAGCTATGGAACGACTGGGCGACCATTCAATGCGCTCGGGGACAGCATGATCTGGCTGAGCAAGGCTATCGCCGAGCGCTCTACCTCGAAGCGTCTCACCGGTCGTCCGCTGTGAATCTGGGCATCTTCCTCATGAGTCGCGGCAGGGTGCAGGAAGGAAGCAGCTTCATTCAGCAGTTTGCTTCAACGCTGACGAAAGATGAGCAGGATACAGTTGCAGCGCTCTCGGCATCGTTCGCAGGGACAGAGCAGGCACAGCAAGTGGCTGCGCCGCAGATTGCCTTTGCCCCGCAGAAGAAGCGTTTCCTTGTGGTGGTTCGCGCAGGAGATAATTCGCTTCATCCGCAGTGGCTGCAAGGTTCGGAGGCGAGGAACTGGGACATGATCGTCCACTCCTTCGGCAACGAGTGCCCGTGGCAGAACGAGGAGGGCGTCGAGATCATTCGCGCGTCCGGCGCGGAGATCCAGGGGCCCAAACTGCGCGCGATCCACGCTCTCTACGAACGAAAGAAAGATCACTTTCTCTCCTACGAGTATGTCTTCTTTCCGGATGACGATCTTGCCGCGGATATAGAGACCTTCAACCGCATCTTTCTTCTTGCCGATCACTTTGGGCTTCACTACGCTCAGCCCGCGCTTACGCACGACAGCTTCATGGGCGCGTGGGGAATCACGATGGAGAACCGGTCGTTCCTGTTGCGGTATACCAACTTTGTCGAGGTGATGGCTCCGGTCTTCAGTCGCGCCTATCTCCAACTCTGCGCTCCAAGCTTCATTGAAAATATTAGTGGCTATGGTCTCGACCTTCTATGGTCGAGCTGGGTTCCGTCGCCCTGGAAGATCGGGATCCTCGATGCTTGCCCGGTGAAACATACAAGGCCCTTCCGCGTTGGGAAGTTATACGAGACTTTGAAGGAATTGGGTTCGAATCCGGATCAAGAGCTGGTTGACTTGATCCGCAAGTGGAAGCTGGTCAAAGAAGAAGAGCAGATCGCGGGGAGAGTGGTGATTCCGACGGCCAAGATTACGGGCGGCATCCTGCGAAACCAGACGAAGGTAACAGTTCAGGATGGGCAGGGCATGCTCTTGCTGCAATCGCTCCTCAACGGTTTTCCAGAAGAGATCACGCGAGATCACGAACAAGCGATCGGCCTTCTGCTACCCGTAATCCAAGGCACGATGGATTGCTGGAGCAACTACCGTCTGGTGCAACCCACAAGCTAA
- a CDS encoding NAD-dependent epimerase/dehydratase family protein, whose amino-acid sequence MNPLVESPRAIVTGASGFIGSHLLGRLSREGWQIAVIARTASASDLASNPAGPKVYTYTGQTSEVVEAVAEFRPQVVFHLGSLFLAQHDAAQIAPLISSNILFGTQLLEAMRLAKATALVNTGTAWQNFSGAVYNPVNLYAATKQAFEDILIYYVQTAGIKAITLRLFDTYGPADTRRKLLALLIDSLKSGEPMGMSLGDQVLDLTHVDDVCTAFLSAANLLLNHEEPRHEVYAVSSEERHTLRELVAIFEEIAGKRLQITFGARPYRDREVMEPWQGTRLPGWHAKISLREGMRRLLLAENLFSPRS is encoded by the coding sequence ATGAACCCGCTGGTAGAGTCTCCACGCGCGATCGTCACCGGAGCGTCCGGTTTTATCGGGTCACATCTGCTTGGCCGCCTTAGCCGCGAAGGATGGCAAATCGCGGTCATCGCGCGCACTGCATCTGCCTCGGACCTAGCCTCGAATCCGGCGGGGCCAAAGGTCTACACCTATACCGGACAGACCTCTGAAGTGGTTGAAGCTGTTGCTGAGTTTCGGCCACAGGTCGTCTTTCACCTTGGGTCACTCTTTCTTGCTCAACATGACGCCGCTCAGATCGCGCCGCTGATCTCTTCGAATATCCTCTTCGGCACACAGCTGCTTGAGGCGATGCGCCTCGCAAAGGCAACTGCGCTTGTCAATACCGGGACCGCATGGCAGAACTTTAGTGGCGCAGTTTATAACCCAGTCAACCTCTACGCCGCGACCAAGCAGGCCTTCGAAGACATCCTGATCTACTACGTGCAGACCGCAGGCATCAAGGCGATCACGCTTCGGCTCTTCGATACCTATGGCCCAGCCGACACCCGCCGCAAGCTCCTGGCTCTCCTCATCGATTCCCTGAAGAGCGGCGAGCCGATGGGCATGTCCCTCGGAGATCAGGTCCTAGACCTGACGCATGTGGACGATGTCTGCACTGCATTTCTCAGCGCTGCCAATCTCTTGCTGAACCATGAGGAACCACGGCATGAGGTCTACGCAGTCAGCAGCGAAGAGCGACACACTTTGCGTGAACTTGTCGCGATCTTCGAAGAGATTGCCGGGAAAAGGCTTCAGATCACATTCGGCGCGCGACCGTATCGGGACCGAGAAGTGATGGAGCCGTGGCAGGGAACTCGACTCCCGGGATGGCACGCAAAGATCAGCCTGCGTGAAGGCATGCGCCGCTTGCTGCTGGCGGAGAATCTATTCTCTCCGAGATCCTAG
- the rfbC gene encoding dTDP-4-dehydrorhamnose 3,5-epimerase — MQPPIELPRPKLEFVATSLEGCFEIRPTVIEDERGFFAKIFHKPLWEEHGLCTEFQEEYLTYSVRRTIRGLHFQLPPMQHAKVVFCAKGEVFDVAVDLRKGSPTYGEHAVIHLSGAASNAVYLAPGFAHGFCVTSDEALLYYKQSSVYSPTHDAGIRWDSANIPWPISDPILSQRDRLLQPLSFFESPFKL, encoded by the coding sequence ATGCAGCCGCCGATCGAATTGCCGCGCCCAAAGCTCGAATTCGTAGCTACGTCGCTCGAAGGCTGCTTTGAGATACGGCCTACCGTCATTGAGGACGAGCGTGGATTCTTCGCCAAGATATTCCATAAGCCTTTATGGGAAGAGCATGGCCTCTGTACGGAATTCCAAGAGGAGTACCTGACATATTCGGTGCGTCGAACGATTCGTGGGCTGCATTTTCAGCTCCCTCCTATGCAGCATGCCAAGGTAGTGTTCTGCGCGAAGGGCGAGGTATTCGATGTAGCGGTCGATCTTCGCAAAGGATCCCCCACCTATGGTGAACACGCCGTGATCCACCTGAGCGGCGCGGCGTCGAACGCAGTCTATCTTGCGCCAGGCTTCGCACATGGTTTCTGCGTGACCTCCGACGAAGCTCTTCTCTACTACAAGCAGTCAAGCGTCTATTCGCCCACGCACGATGCGGGCATACGCTGGGACTCCGCTAACATCCCCTGGCCAATAAGCGATCCCATACTCTCCCAGCGAGATAGGCTGCTTCAGCCGCTTTCCTTCTTCGAAAGCCCGTTCAAACTATGA
- the rfbG gene encoding CDP-glucose 4,6-dehydratase, with translation MEELVTDASFWKGRRVFLTGHTGFKGGWLALWLTRLGAEVRGYSLDPATQPSFFDTARVASMVEDIRGDIRDASALEHSMCEFAPEVIFHLAAQALVRTSYESPIETYSTNVMGTAHLFDAMRRAPSVRAVVCITTDKCYENREWLWPYRETDPLGGYDPYSSSKACAELVAASFRQSYFHPQKLSEHGVAIATARAGNVIGGGDWSSDRLIPDLVRGFLSGKPVAIRNPHSIRPWQHVLEPLHGYIRLAEKLLTGSPEARSEFATAYNFGPMQDDARTVSWIADRMASLWGSGASYSFEEYSGPHEAHYLKLDISRATHHLRWVPQLRLDTALEWLVDWYRAWQPHEQSVSNMQDFTLRQIAAYEHLLRRS, from the coding sequence ATGGAAGAGTTGGTAACAGACGCGTCCTTCTGGAAGGGCAGACGAGTCTTCCTCACTGGGCACACCGGCTTCAAGGGCGGATGGCTGGCGCTTTGGCTTACGCGGCTCGGCGCGGAGGTGCGGGGCTACTCGCTCGATCCTGCGACTCAACCAAGCTTCTTTGACACAGCGCGCGTCGCCTCCATGGTTGAGGACATCCGCGGAGATATTCGCGATGCTAGTGCGCTCGAGCACTCTATGTGCGAGTTCGCGCCTGAGGTCATCTTTCACCTCGCCGCGCAGGCTCTGGTGCGCACTTCGTACGAGTCGCCCATCGAAACCTACAGCACCAATGTCATGGGGACGGCCCATCTCTTCGACGCGATGCGACGCGCGCCTTCCGTTCGGGCAGTGGTCTGCATCACGACGGATAAGTGCTACGAAAATAGAGAGTGGCTCTGGCCCTACCGTGAGACGGATCCACTTGGAGGCTATGACCCTTACTCCAGTTCGAAGGCGTGTGCGGAACTTGTGGCCGCATCGTTTCGCCAGTCGTACTTTCATCCTCAAAAGCTCTCGGAGCATGGCGTAGCCATTGCCACCGCGCGAGCTGGCAATGTGATTGGTGGCGGCGATTGGTCAAGCGACCGCCTCATCCCGGATCTCGTTCGCGGCTTTCTCTCCGGGAAGCCAGTTGCTATACGCAATCCCCACTCCATTCGTCCATGGCAGCACGTGCTTGAGCCTCTGCATGGATACATTCGCCTGGCGGAGAAACTGCTAACGGGTTCCCCAGAGGCGCGGAGCGAGTTTGCCACGGCATACAACTTCGGCCCGATGCAGGATGATGCCCGGACCGTATCCTGGATCGCCGATCGCATGGCATCCCTCTGGGGTAGTGGTGCGAGCTATAGCTTCGAAGAGTACAGCGGCCCGCATGAAGCCCACTACCTCAAGCTTGATATCAGTCGCGCAACGCATCACCTGCGCTGGGTTCCTCAGTTGCGGCTCGATACTGCGCTTGAGTGGCTGGTGGATTGGTACCGCGCCTGGCAGCCGCACGAACAATCCGTTTCAAACATGCAGGACTTCACTCTACGGCAGATCGCTGCTTATGAACACCTGTTGAGGCGCAGCTGA
- the rfbF gene encoding glucose-1-phosphate cytidylyltransferase yields MKAVILAGGMGTRIAEETSVRPKPMVEVGGRPILWHILKLYSHYGINDFIICCGFKGYVIKEYFANYFLHTSDVTFDMTNNKMTVHGSAAEPWRVTLVDTGDTSGTGGRLRRVAQYLEGEESFCMTYGDGVSDVNIGASIAFHKEHSKLVTITSVQPSSRYGVLGLDGTTVTSFQEKPPDEAGWINGGFFVLSPEAIEAVTDDSQMFEREPLETLVSQGEVCTFHHRGFWQAMDTLRDKMQLEELWSKGSAPWKSW; encoded by the coding sequence ATGAAGGCAGTAATCCTTGCGGGAGGCATGGGAACTCGCATCGCCGAGGAGACCAGCGTTCGCCCCAAGCCGATGGTCGAAGTCGGCGGCCGTCCCATCCTGTGGCACATCTTGAAACTCTACTCGCACTACGGCATCAACGACTTCATTATTTGCTGCGGCTTCAAGGGCTACGTCATCAAGGAGTACTTCGCAAACTACTTCCTTCATACCTCCGACGTTACCTTCGATATGACGAACAACAAGATGACAGTCCATGGCTCGGCCGCGGAACCCTGGCGCGTGACGCTCGTTGATACCGGGGACACCAGCGGAACAGGAGGAAGATTGCGCCGCGTGGCTCAATACCTCGAGGGCGAAGAGAGCTTCTGCATGACCTATGGCGATGGCGTCTCCGACGTCAACATAGGGGCCTCGATCGCCTTCCACAAAGAGCATTCAAAGCTCGTCACGATCACGAGCGTTCAGCCTTCGTCGCGCTACGGCGTTCTTGGTCTCGATGGAACGACTGTCACATCGTTCCAGGAGAAACCGCCCGACGAAGCCGGATGGATCAACGGCGGCTTTTTTGTCCTGTCGCCAGAGGCGATTGAAGCCGTCACCGACGACAGCCAGATGTTTGAACGCGAACCCCTGGAGACGCTTGTCTCGCAAGGTGAGGTGTGTACCTTCCATCATCGCGGCTTCTGGCAGGCAATGGACACGCTAAGAGACAAGATGCAACTTGAAGAGCTGTGGAGCAAAGGATCGGCGCCATGGAAGAGTTGGTAA